One genomic region from Fusarium keratoplasticum isolate Fu6.1 chromosome 14, whole genome shotgun sequence encodes:
- a CDS encoding BZIP domain-containing protein, translating into MLLPQFSPADLSLEPNPFEQSFRGAPETPGATRLPSVAALTSASSLLPNSNMTPFNWGGGSLWTGPLSSGMLSEQANVYIDGTPHPRGGSPTPHESSLNKGLTPSGSDSMFPAQSPNFQLSAQLASGGATPSTLDFHRTTMSAAAKRDQNGAPLRSQGQQPPPSPQQQQPSVTFKPQEMPNGATTAKPEAKPASGTFGPHNNDAANGLFMFVQGRNGAQSTNQFAVTSGAPGHARPVPVAPQNMNTSPHMSSVNGGSIGSARGMSEGKGKRNIPPTNGRRKADEPPAKAPANKKSKTNAAAVNGDMDFSDDESKMKLEEGGSKSKMTDEEKRKNFLERNRVAALKCRQRKKRWPTSLQTKVEMFNTENDALTAQVTQLREEAVNLKTLLFAHKDYPVTHRHGLHGAFVSQVIEPINSQMNPYGMAAPTPNQVMASQGVQRRFS; encoded by the exons ATGCTTCTGCCGCAG TTCAGCCCGGCGGATCTCAGTCTGGAGCCCAATCCGTTCGAGCAGTCCTTCAGGGGCGCTCCAGAAACACCAGGAGCAACCAGGTTGCCCTCGGTCGCTGCATTGACGTCAGCTTCATCTCTCCTGCCCAACAGTAACATGACGCCGTTCAACTGGGGAGGAGGTTCGCTGTGGACCGGGCCTCTGAGCTCAGGGATGCTCTCTGAGCAGGCCAATGTTTACATTGACGGTACCCCCCACCCTCGTGGCGGTTCCCCTACACCCCACGAGTCCTCTCTAAATAAGGGCTTGACACCGAGCGGCAGCGATTCTATGTTCCCTGCCCAAAGCCCGAATTTTCAACTTTCTGCTCAACTCGCTAGCGGCGGAGCTACGCCCAGCACTCTCGACTTCCACCGAACTACTATGAGCGCTGCGGCCAAACGTGATCAGAACGGTGCTCCTCTGCGATCACAAGgacaacaaccaccaccttcgcctcagcaacagcaaccgTCTGTTACCTTTAAACCCCAAGAAATGCCCAACGGCGCGACCACCGCCAAACCCGAGGCGAAGCCTGCATCGGGCACTTTTGGCCCCCACAACAACGACGCTGCGAATGGTCTATTCATGTTTGTCCAAGGTAGGAACGGCGCCCAGAGTACAAACCAATTCGCCGTCACTTCAGGCGCCCCCGGCCACGCTCGCCCTGTCCCCGTCGCTCCACAGAATATGAACACTTCGCCGCACATGTCGAGTGTTAATGGAGGCTCAATTGGCTCTGCGCGCGGCATGAGTGAGG GCAAGGGCAAGAGAAACATCCCTCCCACCAACGGCCGACGGAAGGCGGATGAGCCCCCAGCCAAGGCTCCCGCTAATAAGAAATCCAAGAccaatgctgctgctgtcaatGGTGACATGGATTTCTCTGATGACGAGTCCAAGATGAAACTGGAGGAGGGCGGATCCaagtcaaagatgacggacgaggagaagcgaaAGAACTTTCTCGAACGCAATCG CGTCGCTGCCCTCAAGTGCCGTCAGAGGAAGAAACGATGGCCTACCAGCCTGCAGACCAAGGTTGAGATGTTCAATACGGAGAACGATGCCTTGACGGCGCAAGTCACCCAACTCAGAGAAGAGGCGGTCAACCTAAAGACACTTCTTTTTGCCCACAAGGACTATCCAGTTACGCATCGGCATGGTCTCCACGGTGCCTTCGTGTCGCAGGTCATTGAGCCCATCAATTCGCAGATGAACCCCTATGGTATGGCTGCACCGACGCCAAACCAGGTCATGGCTAGCCAGGGTGTGCAGCGGCGTTTCTCATAG